atcaattacttttttcttggtgcatatatttattgtatgatgtatatattaattaattttatacatataaatttatcaatatattttaaatataaatatgaatttacatacataaatttgtattttgtctgtagatgattttaaaaaagctcaaaagaaattaaaactgTGTCAGTATTTATCAGATGTAGCGTCAGAACCAGAACAATCAATTTCAAATGTTACTAATAAAAGACAGCGAAATAAGCCTTTAAAGTATATAACCAGCGACTCATCGGATGAAGAAAATATACCAGTATTATCTAAACTGAAAGCTCCTCCTAGACTAGATAAAAGTTTTCCAATTTGTGTTGAAGGTCCATCCATTATAGAAGgtaatagtattattattttgtattatttcagttcaagtattttctatatatgtattatttttataacatttaacgATTTTAGATAAAGTACTAAATGCGAGTACAGCAAAAACAGATGATATACTTGTAACAACGAATCATCTTGTACAACCAACTCGTAAACATACATtgacagaaaaaattttctgtctGCTACGAATACTGAAAATGTGGAATCACAAATAGACAACAGAACTCTACGTGATATTTATGCGACGCTTGCATTTCTAAAACGACAGAATGCAGATATCTACAATCAAAATGatcaaatattgcaaattataaaGGAGATTAACAACTCTATTGTAACATCTAAatcaaatgaaaaattacaattgccTTGTACTCTACCAATGACAACATtagaagatattataaaattggaagaatatcttgaaaaagaaaaaaatattttaaatctggtaaaataagtatttgtgtgtaaaaaataaaaaataatttatattaaataaacatttgtcttgttatttttgaaattttttagggATCTTATTTGTCAACAATTGGAGGCCGTGGAGATATAACATCGATAACGAACAAAATACTTCGTCGTCTTCTTTCGGATACAATAGCATCATCTTACAGCTTCTTCGGAAAGCGAAACAATAAAAAGTCTTTTGCAAATTTGAAGCTTAATAATGTAGTGATAACGTCTGTTCAAAAAGCTCTACCCAATACTACACAACACGAAGTAGAAGACAGCATAAAAGTATGGCTAAAACATGCTCCGCAACGCTTTTCTATTAAAGCAAATAAGAGcaagtaaaagtttttttatacattacaaaGTAATAACTATTTATTCGTAACTGTAGAGAAAACTGCCACTAATTTTACCAAAGACAATTagtattaagttttattaactattattttattattacgcatattttattttttttcttttgtaataaaatacaaattgcaataatatggctgctataagaaaaagaaaaatgaaactgTTTGtaggaaaattttatcgtaGAGTTACTAAAGATATTGTAGACTCAAGGCAttcaatatttacttttttaaacaaagaaagatGTCATAATATCGAATTATCAAATTCACCTGTAAACATATTATCGAATGAagacaatttttgttttgaaaacAATATTGATTTGGAAGTttcaaatgaaatattaatttctaacaACCAAActataaatgaaaattctatgataaatattaaatctactAAAATACTTTCTGAAAACATTTGTAGTGAAACAAatacaactaaaaaattaacattttataacgaGACAAAAAGCTCTATCGTAGATTGCTTAAGAAGTTGGGCTACATCAAATCCAAGTATACCACAATGCTCTCTTACATCTTTGCTTCATTCATTACGTTGTTTCCATCCTGAATTGCCTCTTGATGCAAGGACACTTTTAAAATCTTCGTCACATTTCCATATTCAAGAATTAGAAACAGgacgatttatttattttggtaTTGCGAATTCCATAATAAGGCTTGGTTCGCAACTTTTAgattataatagcataaagTTAACGTTTAATATTGATGGATTGCCCTTGTTTAAAAGTTGCAATACACAATTGTGGCCAATTTTGGCTTTAATTCAGAATTCAAAAACCAAGAAACCATTTCCAATTGGAATCTTTTGCGGGACATCAAAACCTCGGccattgtcaaaatttttacatgattttgtaaacaaattattatcattattaaagaatggtcttataatttttgaaagacaTTACACTATTTTAGTACATGCATTTGTATGCGATGCGCCAGCTCgtgcatttttaaaatgtattaaattgcatCAAGGATATTCATGTTGTGAAAAATGTACTGAACCAGGAGAATACGTCAACGGCAGAGTTATATTGCGAAATATTGATATGCCATTACGAACAGACGAATCGTTTTGTTTCCAAGATGACGAGGATCATCACACTGGTATTTCtccgttattaaaattaaatatcggacttgttactttatttcttattgaTTACATGCACAATGTATGTTTAGGTGTAActcgaaagttattaaattccTGGATTCATGGCAATTGCAAAGTTCGATTATCATCTTACTCAGTTAAGTGTTTGTCAGACAAAATAACTTCTTTAAGGAATTACATCCCTAGCGAAATTAATCGAAAACCACGATCTTTATCCGAATTAGCTCGTTTTAAAGCAACGGAATTTAGAATTTTCCTTTTATACATAGGTCCAGCTATTCTCAAAGAAATTATAGATCTTTCCATTTACGAACACTTTATGCTCTTACATTCGGCTATAGTTATTTTATGTTCTGATAGACATTTAGAAACATTAGGATATCAAATGGCTTCTgtacttttaaaaacatttgttcaACATAGTGAACATATATACAATGCagaatttcttatttacaacGTCCATTGCTTAATTCATTTATCTGAAGATGTAGCGAGATTTGGAAAACTTGACAATTTTGCAGcttttacttttgaaaattatttaggaTATTTGCATCGTCTCGTTAAGAGTACAAAAGATCCATTAATCCAGGTTTGTAACAAATTAgaacaaattaatttgttttcagaacaaaatgaaacaaattctttattcaaattgGATTGTTTCACATGTTTAATAGAGCATTGTCTGGGTCCAACAATTTCAACAACGTTATCCTACaaacagtttaaaaaagtgtattgtaatgattttattttaactatttttaattactcatAAGCAAACTGTTACTGTATGATTGGCACTCACGTTatagaaatacataatatcttaaaaagtGATGATGCAGTCCTTATAATAGGCAAAAAGTTTTGCAGATATGAATCTCTTTATAGTTATCCTTTTGATtctaacatattaaaaatttttgttattaacaaattatctGACAACTTGGAATGTTGGAAACTATCAGATgtagaattaaaatgttttgtttattcttttcaaaataaatatgtatcgtATCCACTCTTACACacaatatatgaataatatgttataaagagagatatatatataatatatataacaaatattaatataataaaacaaaatatgtatcTGTCATGTTTGTAagagtttataattattttgtataaacattgtttatcttgctattaataataaaaataataaatatatcaaactaTTTTGTTCTAAAGCAACTTATACAATTTACTGTACATACCAGCGTATTATACGCAGGTACTGTATTTTATCCTGCAACGTATATTATACGTCAATATAACGTAATAATGACGTTTTTTGGGGGTATAAAAGTGACGTTTTTAAGACAAAGTAAAATAACGTCTTTGGGATGTGACATTTCGACGTCATTTATTTGTCTTTATGACGTTTTTTCTTGGTCATTAATGACGTAACTCATGACGTAAACAGTACGACTTTTCAACGTCACCATGTTTGCTGGGATGAACAACGATATGTGCGAGCGTGAGAAAATCGCGAAGGAGATTGAGAAAACGGGCGAATCGATTTGTAAGAAACATCGTGCTTTGAAGACCGGTAAGATTGAGAAGAATATCGCGGCGAAGAGACACTTCGAGCCGCTGCAAAAGATCGTTGATAATTCCGGCGTCCGCGCGATAAAGGAAGAACCGTGTGTCGATGACGTAGGCGTCGAAACATCGTTCACTCAGAAAGATACGATACAAAATAACAGAAAACGAAAGGACACTCCGGACCATGCATTAAATGAATCAAACAAATGGATGCGATATATGTCAAACGATGCAATGAATATACCGTCGCCGTCGATGCAGCGCACGTCCAACGACGCGATAGATCCGTCAGCGATAACGTCCACACGTACGGTAGCTGTACAATCAACGATTGAAACTCCAAAACCGTTAAACAAGGCTCTCGAGACTGTTTTTGAATCTGCCGACGATTCGTTTGCGACAACCGTTCGAAATCGATTACAAACGTCAGAAGGTCTAAAAACGTTATCCCAGCACTTGGGGCCGCTGGGTCAAAAGTATCGGAGATTTTCTCAGTGGTTGTggcgaaaaagagaaaattatgaaTACCGTGTACGGTGTTCGTTTAGACAAGGATGGTATGATGCTGGATAATAAAACGTTTGACGTTAACAGTAGTGATCACATAATTATCGGTAATGTAAAATACGTTGGTACACATAGTCTTTACGAACTGATCTTTAAACGATATCCCGATGATTCAGTTTACACGGAAAACGATAAACAAAAGTACAAAGATATATTGTTGGCTACAAACGCGCATAAACGTAATTACGTTACACACGGCCGATTATTAGCCAATAAGGGatacaagtataaatatataattgcaccgttattaaaatatgattttacgaGCGGAATGGGATTACCTCGCGCTATGACACCAAACGATGACGCAATCGGAAAGGAATTACCTCGCGCTATGACACTAAACGACAACGCAATCGATTACGTGCACTGGGACGATCCTAACGAACTACGGGAATCGTCTACGGTTGCTCGAAGCCTTGCATCGGGCTGGTCATAACGCTCACGACAACGAGATGTTGTCCATCATCGAAGAACTTCGCAAGGCaggtcttattataaattaactcgcGTATTGTCGAAACGAACTAGTTGATCGATGTCACTTCATACATCATATCAAACCTGAAAACATGAAATTACCGAAATCTAATGTTAGTTTCGAAAAACGACGACTTGGCGAGGAACTGCACGCTTCagcgagaaaaaatttttcgcgGAGACATGTCATAGTTCGAGGATATGATGATCTGTGGCAGGCCGATATCGTCGAGATGATTCCGTACTCGCGTTTCAACAGAGGTTACCACTACATACTCACCGTCATCGATGCGTTGAGCAAATATGCGTGGGCTATACCGCTCAAGAGCAAAGGTGGAAGCGAGACAACTGACGCTATCGCTGAGATAATTCGAGAGACGTCCGAGAAATTTACAAACCGATATGGGGAAGGAGTTTTACAACGCCGACGTGCagaaactattgcaaaaacacgACATTAACCATTATTCCACGTACACGGTAATGAAGGCGTTGGTCGTCGAACGCTTTAATCGCACACTGAAGAACGATATGTGGAAGCAGTTTACACTCAATGGTAATTACAAGTGGATCGACCTGTTATCACATCTCGTATCGAATTACAATGCTCGGAAGCACCGAACAATCGGTGTGCCGACCCGTCGACGTAACTCCCGCGATGTCTGAAAGACTCTTGGATACGATATACAACGCTATAAAGATTGCTGGTCCAGCGAAATTTAAAGTAGGCGACTCTGTACGCGTGAGCAAGTACAAGACAATTTTCGAGAAAGGTTACACACCAAATTGGACAACCGAGGTGTTAAAGATCGTTAAAGTGCAGCGTACCAACCCCGTAACTTATTTACTCGAGGATTATTGCGGAACATCTATCGctggagcgttctacgagcATGAGTTGCATCGCGCGACTCACCCGGACGTATTTCTGGTAGAGAAAGTATTGCGCAAGAAAGGAGACGAGGTTTATGTCAAATGGCtgggattcgatggatcacACATCACACAATTCATGGATACACACagacaatgttatttaatcgtataaatgttttttttattataaacatataaaaatgtaatgcatacattatataaaaaatatataattttttgtgacatatatatgaaacatttttgttatccTTCTATCGTCCATTTCTAACGTTGcacataaattatcaaataatttttaaaaatacatacaacgtaaaatacaatatatacaatatgtgtaacacgtaaaatatatgaagtgtaaatgtaaaattataaaataaatgtaaaacgtaaaatacataaaatataaactataaaatatgcgaAACGTGAGATGTGTcgctaaaagtttatattctcGCTTGCCAGGCGGCTTATCGCGCGTCGGACAGAATGGTAGGTCAGTGTGTCGATCGTGCAGATGTTGCGGATACTCCAGATCGACTTCGAGAATACATCCTGTGGGCGAATCAACAGCGATCGCGTTCACGTCAAAATTTGAGACGTCTTCGACTCATCGAAATTCTCCATAGGGCAACGGCTGACACATTGCCCATCCGTACAAATTATTCacatcgaaatacataaggtaTGACGATGGTTTCGATGGGTCGTACGTCTGCATGTACTTGTTGTTAGCCTGCGCGTATCTGCCGGAACATTGACTCAGACCTCCGCGTATACCGCGCTCAATAAACATTACCATACAGATGTCGGTGAGTAACTTGAAATTGACACGCGTATATTTAAGCATTGCGTCCCACGTGAATCTTAGTAATGTATAGTAATGTGCGGAGTCGAGACCGTAACTTTCAACACATTTATAACGAAAATGTTCAAAAACGTCGGCTAACAACAATACATCCGTTTTCAAATACAGATCGCTGTATTCGCCCAGCGTTCGAATAGAGAACCGATCCCATACGTTCTTGGCGTGCGCGTAATGGCAAACGCGTTTCCTCTAACTTCTCGACGCAGTCAACGTACTCGTACAGGAATACGCCTTTACGAGTCAATAAATCGAATTCTTCGTTAgataaattcgaaaatttcttacgcacaatttttaatttctctttacCGAGAAATGATGCCAATTTTTCAAGACTGgaattgagaaatttatacgaatctatgaatcgtaattttatgtgattgTGTGTGTCTAATTTATCAGCGATACCTATGACATGCttcgtaaaagaaatatattttttttttgtgacgGGGAGCACATCGATATTCCCCTTGAACGTTGTGactatttctctaataatgAAGTGTGAATTGTATCCggataaattatggaaaattacCGGTATGTACAACACATTTTGATAACACAAGTTACAAAGCGAATGCGCGGGACCGCGATAACGACCGGTGATATGACAATGATCTCGCACTCGTGTATCGTCCGGCGCGAACGGCTTATCATAATGACACCGCATCGCGTTACGATATGCCTCCCATTGCtcttttgataaagttttCATGGGGACTTAgcagataaaattgattttacgcGATGCGCTAGTTCTTCTAGTTGTTTAGCGAACCACGCGACGCAATCCTTATCGCGACGAAACCGATACCCCGATAACGCATCATCGTACGAACAGTGTACATAATATCCCAAGTTAAATACTTGATGATGATGCTGGTACGATATTTCTAAATCCTCCTTCTCCGTCTTCTCTAATGTACACTCCAGGTCGGCATAGACGACGAACGGCACGCGTTCTTTATTGTTAATGTTGCGGAAGCTCAGCCATTTTTCGTCTTCAGCAGGTAGTTGGATGGCACAGTCGTTCATTTTCTGACAATCTACGCTGTGGACATTCAACTTTTCTGCCGAACTGAAGTAATGTAaacatctgtaaaaaaatagcgtaaattttatttttctactataaaattaatacaatttataaaattattattactcaccggtcgcaaatatattttttgtgttcttTTTTACTGAGTTGTGAGCTCACTAGACGAGACAGATCCTTGATGCACGCAAAGTGCCCCATGTCTTCGCGCGGATCTTCTATGTATAGCAAATTAATGTGTTCTTCTTGTCGTTGGAGAGTCTCAGCGGGAGAATTTTATACGTTTCAGTTTGATTTTTTTGGATTTCGTAGACGTTGGCCGAAATGTTATTTAGTCTCTCGAATTTCTTAATGTCTTTTAACGTGATTGGAAACTCAATGTTATCGAAATTCAGAACCTTCGTATAATGAGGGTGCAATGACTCCCTTTCTGAATTTCTTTCTGCAGGATATAGAGCGGCTATTATCGACCACGCGAAGCATGCATTGTCCATTGATTTCACATTAACAACCGCACGCTTCGTCACTATTTCTCGCGGTAATGTCACGTGACATCCCGCACGCATAGAATTGTACTTATTCACGTTTACAGTTAAATTCTGTATATGCGACAGCGCCCACCCACTGTCGCGTTCTTGAAATTCCTCGAGCGATGCTAACGTGGGCTCGATAACGCACCGCTCGTACCACTCATCCAAGTCTGATGTTCTAAAGAGATCACTGTTTTTCAtggtaatacttttattggcGCGTTTGTCGCCCGTTACAAATACGCCATTGAACGCAGTGTTCACTTTCACAGAGTTGTGTCTTTTGATAGCGTCCCGCTCGAGTATTATACCACCAGCgtcttctaaaaattttcgCGGTTCAATATAGTTCGCATTGATAACCGCACCTGTCAGAACGCGATTCTCAAACGCGGTGTCAATCACTTGCCACACGAGTCTGTCCACGTTGTCACTCACGTAATTACCACCGACGTGCACGAAACGTCTTTGCAGTCGTGTCTTTTCACCCGCGAGTCGCGCGATTCTCGCCACCAAAGATTGTCTTTGTCCAACGTTGAGTCGAGGGCGCTTGACGCGGCTGTTCCTCGTGTCGTTCGATGCACTCGTCGCACCGCTGCAACCACTCGAAACACTCACCCAAGGTAGCGACCCTGTCAATTTGGTTTAACAGCTCGCGCTCACAATGTTCCATTTTTAGCGTCTTTTcgcactttttaaattacatcacATTCTTCAACGGGGCACTTGCACGTGACACGTCCACATAATTTGCAGTATCGCACCGAGTTTTGCGCTTtataatgcattttcttgcatTCTCTTTTGCGccaaatgaaaaaattgctCTAATCCTATGctcaaaattatcattattattttcatcgtCTTTATAATCATGGTTGTGAGCATAAAAAAACTCCTTGTACGTGCACAGcgtatttgttattttaggaTTTTCAAAAGACACTTTAGCCATGTTGTTTATCACCAATTCGATACACTTTCCAATACCAGCAGGAATTTTAATGCACATGGCATCGGATGTATACAGCATTTCTTGAGCGACTTGCTTTGCCTAATaacgattacaatgttttGGATACACAATTTCATCGTTCCGACACTGATTTAATAtcatgatatatattttccgCCTCACGTGATAAggccaattataaatatatttattgtttatatacactCTATGTATCGCAACGCGTTCAAGTGTTTCACATATACCAAGTTCTCGATCACGTATAAATTGCACTGGTGATATTTGTCGCACATTCGTGTCTTCTTCTTCACAATCTTCTAGCAGTTTATTGTTAAGAACATATCTGATATCTTCAATGTCCTTCTCCATGTTGTGCAGTTTCATACTAAAAGTCTATACAGTGCGCACTCTGGGCACATATTGCATGGAATTATTACATACATGGGTTGACGGCAGTTCGAACAAGCCCgataattcaaattttcgaGACGATCGATTTGATGCTCTCTAATAGCACTCATTTCCTCTCTAATGTCCCACATATTAATCATACATTTGGCACAGAAGGCTAGAGCACCACCCGtagaataatagaaaaatattgcaatgtttagtGTGTTCGTTTAACGTAAGAAGGTCCGcatgtgatataaaattttctacgtGGTCGATAAAGCTGGAGTAACTCGCGGAATCactaataattgaaaatccGTCTTCATCGTTATCATATCTTCATCGGGATTTTCATTGTCCATAATAACGTCTTCGACGTCAGACACAATCATGATGCCTTCGTTGTTTGAAACAATCACGACGGTTGTTAACAAGATCGACCGTATTCATGATACTTAGGTATGATTCGCACGCATTATAAGCACCGACTGTAGTACCTCGCgcttttcaattaattatatatttcatctaTAACCCTTTGTCTCAACCGGAGCATTcgtcattttttgtttatacctATACAATTTCAAAGTGAGCCGCTGTTTCTACGAGCAGCCTGATATAGGCGCTAGACCGCGAATCGCATCCTGCAAATCGCGAGGCGCTAAAGTGCGATCTCAAATCgtgtttacaattttttttagccgCTGGGTGACACATTTTGTCTACTGCTGATAGCGGAGGAGTTTCAAAGACTTATTTCCCCTTCTACATCTTcccttattaaaatatcgcgAGCACAATACATCGACATATAGAATGGAGTGAGCATTGCGATAGGTTAGCGCGCGCCTGTTTTAGAGTGAGAGATACTACACCTGAGGCCTATGTTTGTCTCTTTTGCAagcttttaatttgttatttcgtcccCCTCCATTCACGGAGGaggacgaaataacaaatcagaagcttgcaaGAGAGACAAACATAGGCCTCAGGTGTAATACCTCTCACTCTAAAGCAGGCGCGCGCTTGCCCATTgcaatgctcagtccattctataTGTCGATGGCACAATAGTGAGTACCGCATGGGAGCGAGAGCGCGCAATGGGTGGGAGTGAGAGAAAGAACGCGTGTTATATGTCGCGATCTTTTCCCGCCATCTCGCGACatgagggggggggaggacgGTAGAAAgcggtattttttttatatccccttataaaaacatatcaagtttttttcaaaggcACTGCAAAATAGTTTACGTCTGATATCGGTTTACTTCTGATAAGCGGTTCTTTCCGAAGCCCCGTGTGACGTCATCCCTCCCCGGCGTAACACCCTTTGCGCCCACAAGTTCCGCCCGCACacccgccccccccccctcggaGCTCCCGAGTTAGAACCGGCCTAGTATTCCTACttgcacatattttaaatagaggTTCCCATCTATTATAGTGCTGATCAGCTTAGTGATTCGCcacttttgaaattttagcACTTGTAATAAGTAGTTGGTTAAGGATCATTTCTAACTC
This genomic stretch from Monomorium pharaonis isolate MP-MQ-018 chromosome 4, ASM1337386v2, whole genome shotgun sequence harbors:
- the LOC118645173 gene encoding uncharacterized protein LOC118645173, which gives rise to MCTYMPQKTLIRFLYCIKSMAFIGVEFASKDLANDKTEVGIVSVRWFTPEKKEVYWPPVKSQDRYEKLLKQGAMPTNEWSLCQITKSYFETDDFKKAQKKLKLCQYLSDVASEPEQSISNVTNKRQRNKPLKYITSDSSDEENIPVLSKLKAPPRLDKSFPICVEGPSIIEDKVLNASTAKTDDILVTTNHLVQPTRKHTLTEKIFCLLRILKMWNHK
- the LOC118645174 gene encoding uncharacterized protein LOC118645174, with protein sequence MTTLEDIIKLEEYLEKEKNILNLGSYLSTIGGRGDITSITNKILRRLLSDTIASSYSFFGKRNNKKSFANLKLNNVVITSVQKALPNTTQHEVEDSIKVWLKHAPQRFSIKANKSK
- the LOC118645378 gene encoding uncharacterized protein LOC118645378; this translates as MLGSTEQSVCRPVDVTPAMSERLLDTIYNAIKIAGPAKFKVGDSVRVSKYKTIFEKGYTPNWTTEVLKIVKVQRTNPVTYLLEDYCGTSIAGAFYEHELHRATHPDVFLVEKVLRKKGDEVYVKWLGFDGSHITQFMDTHRQCYLIV